A window from Pseudonocardia cypriaca encodes these proteins:
- a CDS encoding rhodanese-like domain-containing protein has product MTGPAVQEVSVAQLPPDAALLDVRESDEWAAGHAPGATHLPMSELTARMDELPDGDPLYVICRSGGRSARVAAYLSAQGYPAVNVEGGMQAWARQGREIVAAGGAQPQIV; this is encoded by the coding sequence ATGACCGGACCAGCCGTCCAGGAGGTGTCGGTGGCGCAGCTGCCGCCCGACGCCGCTCTGCTCGATGTCCGCGAGTCCGACGAATGGGCCGCGGGCCACGCCCCTGGGGCCACCCACCTGCCGATGTCCGAGCTCACGGCCCGGATGGACGAGCTGCCCGACGGCGACCCGCTGTACGTCATCTGCCGCTCCGGCGGCCGGTCCGCCCGCGTTGCGGCCTACCTGTCCGCACAGGGCTACCCGGCGGTGAACGTCGAGGGCGGGATGCAGGCGTGGGCCCGGCAGGGCCGCGAGATCGTCGCCGCCGGCGGCGCCCAGCCCCAGATCGTCTAG
- a CDS encoding DUF4328 domain-containing protein, whose translation MGPPCPRCGRQAPAGGGPFCPFCGRYLAALRWVAEPPPSATPPRQVPPRARYTGPPRYRLLPRWGFPLGPWTPSDPEPERPDPLVGARTILGSLVPLLWATAAVALLAAGAEVWRYVLLLASRDGALRAETVAASDALVASAGTVAPILTVVVGVLMVLWTVRAAQAAGEHAQVRPSRSTRMIVLGWLVPGLNLSVPGSVLAEIEHSAIGLPAERRPRPSRQVLVWWALWAASAVLTAVVLLWSLRTGVQARADGVVLHAVLDLLAAVTAGVTARLVLRLTRLLAPAAPRRREVLLRVGSASTAPEQPKGLSAPTVSTA comes from the coding sequence ATGGGCCCGCCATGTCCGCGCTGTGGCCGCCAGGCCCCGGCGGGTGGTGGGCCGTTCTGCCCGTTCTGCGGCCGCTACCTGGCTGCCCTGCGCTGGGTGGCCGAGCCTCCGCCCAGCGCCACACCGCCCCGGCAGGTGCCCCCACGGGCCCGCTACACCGGGCCGCCGCGCTACCGCCTCCTGCCCCGGTGGGGGTTCCCGCTCGGCCCGTGGACGCCATCCGATCCGGAGCCGGAGCGGCCGGATCCGCTGGTCGGCGCGCGGACGATCCTCGGCTCGCTGGTGCCGCTGCTGTGGGCCACCGCCGCGGTGGCGTTGCTCGCCGCCGGCGCGGAGGTGTGGCGGTACGTCCTCCTGCTGGCCAGCCGGGACGGCGCGCTCCGGGCCGAGACCGTGGCCGCCTCCGACGCTCTCGTGGCGTCGGCAGGCACCGTCGCTCCCATCCTGACGGTGGTGGTCGGCGTCCTGATGGTGCTGTGGACCGTCCGTGCCGCGCAGGCGGCCGGCGAGCACGCGCAGGTCCGGCCGTCCCGGTCCACGCGCATGATCGTGCTCGGGTGGCTCGTGCCGGGGCTGAACCTCTCGGTCCCGGGGTCCGTGCTCGCCGAGATCGAGCACAGCGCGATCGGGCTGCCGGCCGAGCGGCGCCCGCGCCCGTCGCGACAGGTGCTCGTCTGGTGGGCGTTGTGGGCGGCGAGCGCGGTGCTCACCGCCGTCGTGCTGCTGTGGTCACTGCGCACCGGGGTGCAGGCGCGCGCCGACGGTGTCGTGCTGCACGCCGTGCTCGACCTGCTCGCCGCCGTCACCGCGGGCGTCACGGCACGGCTCGTGCTCCGGCTCACCCGGCTGCTCGCCCCGGCCGCGCCACGCAGGCGCGAGGTGCTGTTGCGGGTCGGTTCGGCGTCCACGGCGCCCGAGCAGCCCAAGGGCCTGTCCGCGCCCACGGTGTCCACGGCCTGA
- a CDS encoding cytochrome P450: MAPFDPGDPDFLADPYPAFAALRAQAPVHEHPLLGIPVAVSHAACSEVLRGRDLGRIWVDAEPAADFPAFNLLHRNSLLEREGQPHDRLRRLVAGAFNRGHTARLEPRVRALADRLVGELVERVRADGSADLMAGVAAVLPVEVIADLLDVPEPERSALRGWSNTIVTMYEPDPGRVRRAEAERAAAEFVEALRGLAAHRRRHPGDDLITDLLDADLDADELVGTAALLLMAGHEATVNVIGNGVLALLRHPEQWRRLVADPGLDATAVEELIRYDPPLQLFERTAVVDTAVAGHSVPAGTKIAALLGAAARDPAVFARPDELDVGRRPNPHLGFGAGVHYCLGAPLARVEVAATLDALRRRLPAVQLGAEPPRRPDFVMRGLRELRLA; this comes from the coding sequence ATGGCCCCTTTCGACCCGGGTGACCCGGACTTCCTCGCCGACCCGTACCCGGCCTTCGCCGCGCTGCGCGCCCAGGCCCCGGTGCACGAGCACCCGTTGCTGGGCATCCCGGTCGCGGTGTCGCACGCCGCGTGCTCCGAGGTGCTGCGCGGGCGCGACCTGGGCCGCATCTGGGTCGACGCCGAACCGGCCGCCGATTTCCCGGCCTTCAACCTGCTGCACCGCAACTCGCTGCTCGAACGCGAGGGCCAGCCCCACGACCGGCTGCGCCGCCTGGTGGCTGGCGCCTTCAACCGCGGCCACACGGCCCGGCTGGAGCCGCGGGTGCGGGCGCTCGCCGACCGGCTGGTCGGCGAGCTCGTCGAGCGCGTCCGGGCCGACGGCAGCGCCGACCTGATGGCGGGTGTCGCGGCCGTCCTGCCGGTCGAGGTGATCGCCGATCTGCTCGACGTGCCGGAGCCGGAACGGTCGGCGCTGCGCGGCTGGTCCAACACGATCGTCACCATGTACGAGCCGGACCCCGGCCGGGTGCGGCGCGCGGAGGCGGAGCGGGCGGCCGCCGAGTTCGTGGAGGCGCTCCGCGGGCTCGCCGCGCACCGGCGGCGGCATCCGGGCGACGACCTGATCACCGACCTGCTCGACGCCGACCTCGATGCCGACGAGCTGGTCGGCACCGCCGCGCTGCTGCTCATGGCCGGTCACGAGGCCACGGTCAACGTGATCGGAAACGGCGTGCTCGCCCTGCTGCGCCACCCCGAGCAGTGGCGGCGGCTGGTCGCCGACCCGGGGCTGGACGCGACCGCGGTGGAGGAGCTCATCCGCTACGACCCCCCGCTGCAGCTGTTCGAGCGCACCGCCGTGGTCGACACCGCGGTGGCCGGACACTCGGTGCCGGCCGGCACGAAGATCGCCGCGCTGCTCGGGGCCGCCGCCCGGGACCCGGCCGTCTTCGCCCGTCCGGACGAGCTCGACGTCGGCCGCCGGCCCAACCCGCACCTCGGGTTCGGGGCGGGCGTCCACTACTGCCTCGGCGCCCCGCTCGCCCGTGTGGAGGTGGCGGCCACCCTGGACGCGCTGCGCCGCCGGCTTCCGGCCGTGCAGCTCGGGGCCGAGCCCCCGCGACGGCCGGACTTCGTCATGCGCGGGCTGCGGGAGCTGCGGCTGGCGTGA
- a CDS encoding DUF5926 family protein — MGKKTRAKAAPAGENPRRPCPCGSGKRYKACHGAGDDVIVIRPFEGLAAECDLVAMREFLPSATAPLPLREPGDTPVTLATVLPGAAAAVVRPDGSILLGMQVQAHSGDLSADLAKALRWAQTAEPGTSLPVVGPGVAGELVRLQDVLDPAATLDVTVHADFGWWIPPAEDGSEPSPDVTAALERANKVIMPTEPVPAPGVRSAYWVDTGSKAHLRWVRPEPEEALLAALARLQARGELALAEDARYAGSFRAHGLLVPVWDLDRELHAKEWTEPLSTFAERLETALGDDTPLTDSERRARDALAGKQITLR; from the coding sequence ATGGGCAAGAAGACACGTGCCAAGGCGGCGCCCGCGGGTGAGAACCCCCGCCGCCCCTGTCCCTGCGGCTCGGGCAAGCGCTACAAGGCCTGCCACGGCGCCGGAGACGACGTGATCGTCATCCGGCCGTTCGAGGGGCTCGCCGCGGAGTGCGACCTGGTCGCGATGCGGGAGTTCCTGCCGTCGGCCACGGCCCCGCTGCCGCTGCGCGAGCCCGGCGACACCCCGGTCACGCTGGCCACCGTGCTGCCCGGAGCCGCCGCCGCGGTCGTGCGTCCGGACGGGTCGATCCTGCTCGGCATGCAGGTGCAGGCCCACTCCGGTGACCTGTCCGCCGACCTGGCGAAGGCGCTGCGGTGGGCCCAGACGGCCGAGCCGGGCACGTCGCTCCCGGTCGTCGGCCCCGGCGTCGCGGGCGAGCTCGTGCGCCTGCAGGACGTGCTGGACCCGGCGGCGACGCTCGACGTCACCGTGCACGCGGACTTCGGCTGGTGGATCCCACCCGCCGAGGACGGCTCCGAACCCAGCCCCGACGTCACGGCCGCGCTGGAACGCGCCAACAAGGTGATCATGCCGACCGAGCCGGTGCCGGCACCCGGGGTCCGGTCCGCGTACTGGGTGGACACCGGCTCGAAGGCCCACCTGCGCTGGGTGCGTCCCGAGCCGGAGGAGGCCCTGCTGGCCGCGCTCGCCCGCCTGCAGGCACGCGGCGAGCTGGCCCTCGCCGAGGACGCCCGGTACGCCGGGTCGTTCCGCGCCCACGGCCTGCTCGTTCCGGTGTGGGACCTCGACCGCGAGCTGCACGCCAAGGAGTGGACCGAACCCCTGTCCACCTTCGCGGAGCGACTCGAGACCGCGCTCGGCGATGACACCCCGCTCACCGACTCCGAGCGCCGCGCCCGCGACGCACTGGCCGGGAAGCAGATCACGCTGCGCTGA
- a CDS encoding CPBP family intramembrane glutamic endopeptidase — protein MTALRDWIAPPPSGTALLTDPRTRRLVGLEVLVVLTVTLGLSAVRSGLALLDAVMQPIPLNEQQVALNAPASEVGLIDLAFQLTRVLQLVGWGALGAYLLLRAGFAMRDVGLDRRRPGRDALGSAGLAALIGVPGLGLYLVARAIGVSVTIAPTTLGDTWWRVPVLLMSAAANSWAEEVVMVAYLITRLRQLGWSENRSVVVQAVLRGCYHLYQGLGGFIGNIVMGLVFGRVWQRTNRLWMLVGAHALIDIVAFLGYAALSGRAAWLP, from the coding sequence GTGACCGCTCTCCGGGACTGGATCGCTCCGCCGCCGTCCGGAACGGCCCTGCTCACCGACCCGCGGACCCGCCGGCTCGTCGGGCTGGAGGTCCTGGTCGTCCTCACAGTGACGCTCGGGCTGTCGGCGGTGCGCAGCGGTCTCGCCCTGCTCGACGCCGTGATGCAGCCGATCCCCCTCAACGAGCAGCAGGTGGCGCTCAACGCACCCGCTTCCGAGGTCGGGCTCATCGACCTCGCGTTCCAGCTGACGCGCGTGTTGCAGCTCGTCGGCTGGGGCGCGCTGGGGGCCTACCTGCTGCTGCGCGCCGGGTTCGCGATGCGCGACGTCGGGCTGGACCGGCGCCGCCCCGGCCGGGACGCCCTCGGCTCGGCCGGCCTGGCCGCGCTGATCGGCGTGCCCGGGCTGGGGCTGTACCTGGTCGCACGCGCGATCGGCGTGAGCGTGACGATCGCGCCCACCACCCTCGGCGATACCTGGTGGCGGGTGCCGGTGCTGCTGATGTCGGCCGCGGCGAACAGCTGGGCCGAGGAGGTGGTGATGGTCGCCTACCTGATCACGCGGCTGCGCCAGCTCGGCTGGTCGGAGAACCGGTCGGTCGTGGTCCAGGCCGTGCTCCGCGGCTGCTACCACCTCTACCAGGGCCTCGGCGGGTTCATCGGCAACATCGTCATGGGGCTGGTGTTCGGCCGGGTCTGGCAGCGCACCAACCGCCTCTGGATGCTCGTCGGAGCGCACGCCCTGATCGACATCGTGGCGTTCCTCGGCTACGCCGCACTCTCCGGCCGGGCGGCCTGGCTCCCCTGA
- a CDS encoding DUF3817 domain-containing protein produces MPIETALLAYRIAAWVTGVGLLVLVLIAMPMKYIFGQPELVAVVGVTHGFLYMIYIVCTLLLAERGRWKPLDALLILIAGTIPVASFIAERRVTHRVRAGRSPVS; encoded by the coding sequence GTGCCGATCGAGACCGCCCTGCTCGCCTACCGCATCGCCGCATGGGTCACCGGCGTCGGACTACTCGTCCTCGTGCTGATCGCGATGCCGATGAAGTACATCTTCGGCCAGCCGGAGCTGGTGGCGGTCGTGGGCGTCACCCACGGCTTCCTCTACATGATCTACATCGTCTGCACGCTGCTGCTGGCCGAGCGCGGGCGGTGGAAGCCGCTCGACGCCCTGCTGATCCTCATCGCGGGCACGATCCCGGTGGCCTCGTTCATCGCGGAGCGGCGGGTCACCCACCGGGTGCGCGCCGGGCGGTCCCCCGTCAGCTAG
- a CDS encoding DUF2470 domain-containing protein, with protein sequence MGSTRPRRPPTPSAAERARSVAARGGTACLVGTGAPQAVPLVHHVRADGSAVLLLDDDEPVLDAIRSAPGGEFAAMLEITDLAPVELREPVRGLLWVTGRLRLPERDIARRMALQVADVRPDEELLRLGHGATLVRLDPGSAVLSDSEGTAALTPVDLAAAWPDPFCRYEGHWLAHLEQSHSDVLDLLVRHLPPALRDLRDARLRPLGMDRYGLRLRLEAPGRDHDVRIAWAKPATSVEELRVQMQHLIGCPMRRGADVDPLGGTRPAS encoded by the coding sequence TTGGGATCCACCCGGCCCCGCCGACCGCCCACGCCGTCGGCAGCCGAGCGCGCCCGCAGCGTCGCCGCAAGGGGCGGCACGGCGTGCCTCGTCGGCACTGGAGCGCCCCAGGCCGTGCCCCTCGTGCACCACGTCCGGGCAGACGGTTCCGCGGTCCTGCTGCTGGACGACGACGAGCCGGTGCTCGACGCGATCCGGTCCGCGCCCGGCGGCGAGTTCGCTGCGATGCTCGAGATCACCGACCTCGCCCCCGTGGAGCTCAGGGAGCCCGTCCGCGGGCTGCTGTGGGTCACCGGGCGGCTACGGCTCCCGGAGCGCGACATCGCCCGGCGCATGGCGCTGCAGGTCGCCGACGTGCGGCCGGACGAGGAGTTGCTGCGGCTCGGCCACGGCGCCACCCTGGTGCGGCTCGACCCCGGATCGGCCGTGCTGTCCGACTCGGAGGGCACCGCCGCCCTCACCCCCGTCGACCTGGCGGCCGCATGGCCCGACCCGTTCTGCCGCTACGAGGGCCACTGGCTCGCGCACCTCGAGCAGTCCCACTCGGACGTCCTCGACCTGCTCGTCCGGCACCTGCCGCCTGCGCTGCGCGACCTGCGCGACGCACGGCTGCGCCCGTTGGGAATGGATCGCTACGGCCTGCGCCTGCGGCTCGAGGCGCCCGGCCGCGACCACGACGTGCGGATCGCATGGGCCAAGCCGGCCACCAGCGTGGAGGAGCTGCGCGTGCAGATGCAGCACCTGATCGGGTGCCCGATGCGGCGCGGGGCCGATGTCGACCCGCTCGGGGGCACTCGACCCGCTAGCTGA
- a CDS encoding IS110 family transposase codes for MLAELVELVIGVDTHTDTHTAAVVATDTRAVLATATVSADEDGYAELVALAEAHGGLRGWAIEGTGGYGAGLARHLDQLGELVVELDRPVRPARRAGAKSDPIDAERAARDALARTRLAQPKTGPERAGLQILLTARRAAVAAASTAQRQLRALVITAPEPVRARFRGQTTRDMLTTAARLRPATASADVHTFTALSTLRALARRVRALETEANEHERAIRAIVRAWRPDLLTLSGVGPINAATVLTAWSHSRRCRNDAAFAMLAGAAPIPASSGKTVRYRLNRSGNRQLNRALHNIALSRLRYDPDTRAYADRRRAQGKTDRDIKRCLKRYIARQLYRQLESGAATA; via the coding sequence ATGCTCGCAGAACTGGTCGAGCTCGTCATCGGGGTCGACACCCACACCGACACCCACACCGCGGCCGTGGTCGCGACCGATACCCGCGCCGTGCTGGCCACCGCCACGGTGAGCGCCGACGAAGACGGATACGCCGAACTCGTCGCGCTGGCCGAGGCCCACGGCGGGCTGCGCGGCTGGGCGATCGAGGGCACCGGCGGCTACGGCGCCGGCCTGGCCCGACACCTCGACCAGCTCGGTGAGCTGGTCGTCGAACTTGACCGGCCGGTCCGCCCCGCCCGCCGAGCCGGGGCAAAGTCTGACCCGATCGACGCCGAACGCGCCGCCCGCGACGCGCTCGCCCGCACACGACTGGCACAGCCCAAGACCGGACCCGAACGGGCCGGCCTGCAGATCCTGCTCACCGCACGCCGGGCCGCGGTCGCCGCGGCCAGCACCGCCCAACGCCAGCTGCGCGCACTGGTGATCACCGCCCCGGAACCGGTCCGGGCCCGGTTCCGCGGCCAGACCACCCGCGACATGCTCACCACCGCCGCGCGGCTGCGACCGGCCACGGCCAGCGCCGACGTGCACACCTTCACCGCCCTGTCCACACTGCGGGCACTCGCCCGCCGGGTCCGCGCCCTGGAAACCGAGGCCAACGAGCACGAACGGGCGATCCGAGCAATCGTGCGCGCGTGGCGACCGGATCTACTCACGCTGTCCGGGGTCGGCCCGATCAACGCCGCGACCGTGCTGACCGCCTGGTCGCATTCCCGGCGGTGCCGCAACGATGCCGCGTTCGCGATGCTCGCCGGCGCCGCCCCGATCCCAGCCTCCTCGGGTAAAACGGTGCGCTATCGGCTCAACCGCTCCGGCAACCGCCAACTCAACCGGGCCCTGCACAACATCGCGCTGTCCCGGCTGCGCTACGACCCCGACACCCGCGCCTACGCCGACCGTCGCCGAGCCCAGGGCAAGACCGACCGCGACATCAAGCGGTGCCTCAAGCGCTACATCGCCCGCCAGCTCTACCGGCAGCTCGAATCAGGCGCCGCAACGGCTTGA
- a CDS encoding macro domain-containing protein: MGSLTLVLVAVDAPMARAWRALAEGRAGLVVHEGSITDVDADAVVSPANSLGIMGGGIDAVYARWFPGISERVQAASGGNLPVGEAVIVPTGVERPAWLVSAPTMSRPGQRLPSDGGAARAAAAAVLRLWRDGALPDGTPVRQAVQAIAMPGLGTGVGGLSAEVCAQRVGEALDEILGDA, encoded by the coding sequence ATGGGCAGCCTGACGCTGGTGCTGGTGGCCGTCGACGCTCCGATGGCGCGGGCGTGGCGCGCGCTCGCCGAGGGCCGCGCCGGGCTCGTCGTGCACGAGGGCTCGATCACCGACGTCGACGCCGACGCCGTGGTGAGCCCGGCCAACTCGCTCGGGATCATGGGCGGCGGCATCGACGCGGTGTACGCCCGCTGGTTCCCCGGCATCTCCGAGCGGGTGCAGGCGGCCTCCGGCGGCAACCTCCCGGTCGGCGAGGCCGTGATCGTGCCGACGGGCGTCGAACGCCCGGCCTGGCTGGTGAGCGCGCCGACGATGAGCCGGCCCGGTCAGCGGCTCCCCTCCGACGGCGGCGCCGCCCGCGCAGCGGCCGCCGCCGTGTTGCGGCTGTGGCGCGACGGCGCCCTCCCCGACGGCACCCCGGTGCGCCAGGCGGTGCAAGCGATCGCGATGCCCGGCCTCGGCACGGGCGTGGGTGGCCTGTCAGCCGAGGTGTGCGCGCAGCGGGTGGGCGAGGCGCTGGACGAGATCCTCGGCGACGCCTGA
- the pheA gene encoding prephenate dehydratase has product MTRIAFLGPRATFTEQALRSMPEAAGAEFLPCTGSPAVLAAVRDGSADLGCVPIENSVEGAVPAVLDGLVVDPPLVIVREALLAVRFALLVRPGTTLADVRTVASHPHGIAQTRDWIAARLPGADVLLSASTSEAAAQVARGEFDAAVSAPLAAEQHGLDILADDIADNAGAITRFALVSPPGPPPAPTGHDRTTLAATTQNRPGALLGLLTELAVRGIDLTRIESRPIKDRHAEYWFHLDCTGHVAEPAMGEALAALHRRCDRVRFLGSYPRAANGASTAPPSTSPLPVGGADAAQFRAAQEWLDRVRTGGVA; this is encoded by the coding sequence GTGACCCGTATCGCGTTCCTCGGGCCGCGCGCCACGTTCACCGAGCAGGCACTGCGGTCGATGCCCGAGGCCGCCGGGGCCGAGTTCCTGCCCTGCACCGGTTCCCCGGCCGTGCTGGCCGCCGTGCGGGACGGTTCGGCCGACCTCGGCTGCGTCCCGATCGAGAACTCGGTGGAGGGCGCGGTCCCCGCGGTGCTCGACGGCCTGGTGGTCGACCCGCCGCTGGTGATCGTGCGGGAGGCCCTGCTGGCCGTCCGGTTCGCGCTGCTGGTGCGGCCCGGTACGACTCTCGCCGACGTGCGCACGGTCGCGTCCCACCCGCACGGCATCGCCCAGACCCGCGACTGGATCGCGGCCCGGCTGCCCGGTGCCGACGTCCTGCTGTCGGCCTCCACGTCCGAGGCGGCCGCGCAGGTGGCGCGGGGCGAGTTCGACGCTGCGGTCTCGGCGCCACTGGCTGCCGAGCAGCACGGCCTCGACATCCTCGCCGACGACATCGCCGACAACGCGGGCGCGATCACCAGGTTCGCGCTCGTGTCCCCACCCGGGCCGCCGCCCGCGCCCACCGGGCACGACCGCACCACGCTCGCCGCCACCACGCAGAACCGGCCCGGCGCGCTGCTCGGCCTGCTCACCGAGCTCGCGGTGCGCGGGATCGACCTCACGCGCATCGAGTCCCGGCCCATCAAGGACCGGCACGCCGAGTACTGGTTCCACCTCGACTGCACCGGGCACGTCGCCGAGCCGGCCATGGGCGAGGCGCTCGCCGCCCTGCACCGCAGGTGCGACCGCGTCCGGTTCCTCGGCTCTTACCCGCGTGCCGCCAACGGCGCGTCGACGGCGCCCCCCAGCACGTCCCCGCTGCCCGTCGGGGGTGCCGACGCGGCGCAGTTCCGCGCCGCCCAGGAGTGGCTCGACCGAGTGCGCACGGGGGGAGTGGCGTGA
- a CDS encoding histidine phosphatase family protein — MSDVRLVMARHGETPANAQHILDTRPPGLPLNERGQAQAATLAQRLAADPVTAVHASVAIRAQETAAPVAAAHGLDVRVVDGVHEVFCGELEGRSGRAALESFMAVYDAWWTGDLDARLPGGESAHDVRERFLPALDGILDGASGDVVLVSHGAAIRLAAAALLGDTAETRFLPNTGIVVLRPENGRWALEHWDGAVPVPGDVTAGGAPA, encoded by the coding sequence GTGAGTGATGTCCGGCTCGTCATGGCGCGGCACGGGGAGACCCCGGCGAACGCGCAGCACATCCTCGACACCCGCCCGCCGGGCCTACCGCTGAACGAGCGGGGCCAGGCCCAGGCGGCCACGCTCGCCCAGCGGCTCGCCGCCGACCCGGTCACCGCGGTGCACGCCTCGGTGGCGATCAGAGCGCAGGAGACGGCCGCCCCGGTCGCCGCGGCGCACGGTCTGGACGTCCGGGTGGTCGACGGGGTCCACGAGGTGTTCTGCGGCGAGCTGGAGGGCCGGTCCGGCCGCGCGGCGCTGGAGAGCTTCATGGCCGTCTACGACGCGTGGTGGACCGGAGACCTGGACGCCCGCCTCCCCGGCGGCGAGTCGGCCCACGACGTGCGGGAGCGGTTCCTGCCCGCGCTCGACGGCATCCTGGACGGCGCGAGCGGCGACGTCGTGCTCGTGAGCCACGGCGCCGCCATCCGCCTCGCGGCGGCCGCCCTGCTCGGCGACACCGCGGAGACGCGTTTCCTCCCCAACACGGGGATCGTGGTGCTGCGCCCCGAGAACGGCCGCTGGGCGCTCGAGCACTGGGACGGCGCCGTGCCGGTGCCCGGTGATGTCACCGCGGGCGGCGCGCCTGCCTGA
- a CDS encoding metallopeptidase family protein, producing the protein MTRRQFEELVADALDTIPPELTAAMDNVVVLVDDRHGTDPELLGLYEGVALTERTSNYGGVLPDRIMIYQDAILDICETEDDVVHEVAVTVVHEVAHHFGIDEATLHELGWG; encoded by the coding sequence ATGACCCGGCGGCAGTTCGAGGAGCTCGTCGCGGACGCACTCGACACGATCCCGCCCGAGCTCACCGCCGCCATGGACAACGTCGTGGTGCTGGTCGACGACCGCCACGGCACCGATCCGGAGCTGTTGGGGCTCTACGAGGGCGTGGCGCTCACCGAGCGCACGTCGAACTACGGCGGCGTGCTACCCGACCGGATCATGATCTACCAGGACGCCATCCTCGACATCTGCGAGACGGAGGACGACGTCGTGCACGAGGTCGCCGTCACCGTCGTGCACGAGGTGGCACACCACTTCGGGATCGACGAGGCGACCCTGCACGAGCTCGGCTGGGGCTGA
- a CDS encoding septum formation family protein: protein MDRLTAPPGRPRTPQHPGAPRLQPALRPGDAPTVVVPNVNRLAAARATAQGNAVAARTGRHSVPAPSAQPAPPPPPPSRAPEPRLVRRMVLGVLIGSLTMLGVATLDSFAGAKVPVLGTLASLPAAVSGSSAREVPPPPATPGTCLMWTRPDAADTDVVDCAQPHLFEQAGSVTLASDMALPDDRQWRQLVNERCQPVVVDYLRGKFDPDGRFRVGALKPSPSKWADGDRELRCGVQSASRSGALLPLSGRAADSDQAAVHDPGTCLAIDGRTIGDPVDCAGPHAVETVGIVDLSEKFPDAFPAVGDQDAYLQPQCAKIANEYAGSADSISKKGLTVYWDNITEASWKAGSRKANCNLAALLPDRSGFAPVTGPVKGDVVVGDEPAPPVTGTQGPSTPAPPTDGPPAEEIPTATPTPAPTSEPSAPTPPVEPTRPAATTPPAPERPEKPETPEPPVVSGVAPTAAVTGR, encoded by the coding sequence ATGGACCGACTGACCGCTCCCCCCGGCCGGCCCCGGACGCCGCAGCACCCAGGTGCCCCACGCCTGCAGCCTGCGCTGCGCCCTGGCGACGCGCCCACCGTCGTCGTCCCCAACGTCAACCGCCTCGCCGCTGCCCGGGCCACGGCGCAGGGCAACGCGGTCGCCGCCCGCACGGGCAGACACAGCGTCCCGGCTCCGTCGGCGCAGCCCGCGCCCCCACCGCCTCCCCCGTCCCGCGCCCCCGAGCCGCGGCTGGTGCGACGCATGGTCCTCGGCGTCCTCATCGGCTCGCTCACCATGCTGGGCGTCGCCACCCTCGACTCCTTCGCCGGCGCCAAGGTGCCCGTTCTGGGCACGCTCGCCTCGCTCCCCGCGGCCGTGAGCGGGTCGAGCGCGCGTGAGGTCCCCCCGCCGCCCGCCACCCCGGGCACGTGCCTCATGTGGACGCGTCCCGACGCCGCCGACACCGACGTCGTCGACTGCGCCCAGCCGCACCTGTTCGAGCAGGCCGGTTCCGTCACCCTCGCGAGCGACATGGCGCTGCCCGACGACCGGCAGTGGCGTCAGCTGGTCAACGAGCGTTGCCAGCCGGTCGTGGTCGACTACCTCCGCGGCAAGTTCGACCCGGACGGGCGGTTCCGGGTGGGCGCGCTGAAGCCCTCGCCGTCCAAGTGGGCCGACGGCGACCGCGAGCTGCGCTGCGGCGTGCAGAGCGCCTCCCGGTCCGGCGCGCTCCTGCCCCTCTCCGGCCGCGCGGCCGACTCCGACCAGGCCGCCGTCCACGATCCGGGCACCTGCCTCGCGATCGACGGCCGCACGATCGGCGACCCCGTCGACTGCGCCGGGCCGCACGCCGTCGAGACGGTCGGGATCGTCGACCTCTCCGAGAAGTTCCCCGACGCCTTCCCCGCGGTCGGCGACCAGGACGCCTACCTGCAGCCCCAGTGCGCCAAGATCGCCAACGAGTACGCGGGCAGCGCCGACTCGATCTCGAAGAAGGGCCTCACCGTCTACTGGGACAACATCACCGAGGCGTCCTGGAAGGCCGGCAGCCGCAAGGCCAACTGCAACCTCGCGGCGCTCCTGCCCGACCGGAGCGGGTTCGCGCCCGTCACCGGGCCGGTGAAGGGCGACGTCGTCGTCGGCGACGAGCCGGCCCCGCCCGTCACCGGCACGCAGGGGCCGAGCACGCCCGCCCCGCCGACGGACGGCCCGCCCGCCGAGGAGATCCCCACGGCGACGCCGACACCGGCGCCGACGAGCGAGCCGTCCGCCCCGACGCCCCCGGTGGAGCCGACCCGGCCGGCGGCCACCACCCCGCCCGCGCCGGAGCGCCCCGAGAAGCCGGAGACGCCCGAGCCGCCGGTGGTCAGCGGCGTTGCGCCGACCGCCGCGGTGACGGGCCGGTAG